The segment TGTCCAAATGCCCCTTGCCCCCGATATGCCTGTCCTGTGGACGCAAGCCGGGAGGGAAATCACCGGAGGTGCGCTCCCCGTAGATCTTACGCCGCCGCGCGGGTGATCTTGCTCATCGCCCGCTCCAGATCGTCGATAATATCCGCCACGTCCTCGATCCCGACCGAGATACGCACCAGGCCGTCGGTGATGCCGTAGGCCAGCCGCTCATCCTTCGGCACACCAGCGTGGGTCATGGAGGCCGGGTGCTCGATGAGGGTGTCCACCGTCCCCAGGCTGACGGCCAGGGTCAGCAGCTTCACATTGTCCATTACGGTGATGCCCGCGTCCAGGCCGCCCTTAAGCTCGAAGGAGATCATCCCGCCAAAGCCCTTCATCTGCCTTTTGGCCAGCTGGTGATACTTGAAATGCGGCAGGCCGGGATAATTTACCTGTTCCACCTCGGGGTGCTCATCCAGCCATTCGGCCAGGGTCATGGCGTTGGCGCACTGGCGCTCTACCCGCAGGGCCAGGGTCTTCATCCCCTGGTTGATCAACCAGGCATCGAAGGGGCTGGGATTGCCGCCCATACGCTCCATATGGTGCCACAGGTCGTGGCGGATAAAGTCCACCTCCCGGCTGACAACCATACCCCCCACGGTGGTGCCGTGGCCGTTGAGATACTTGGTGGTGCTGTGCACCACATAATCGGCGCCGAGAGCCAGGGGCTGCTGAAGTATGGGCGTGGCGAAGGTATTGTCCACCGCCACCTTCAGGCCGTGGGCGTGGGCGACCTCGCTCACCCGGGCGATGTCACACATGTCCAGGGTGGGATTGGCCGGCGTCTCCAGATAGACCAGCCGCGGCCGATCCGCTTTTCGGATGGCCTCCTCCAGCTGCTCGGGCCCGTCAATGCGCACCAGCACGTGGTGGATGTCCATCTCGGGCAGCAGGTTCTCAATGAGCTCGGTGGTGCCGCCGTACAGGCTGCCGTGGGTTATCAGCGTCTCACCAGGCCGCAGCAGAGTAAACAGCAACGTGCTGATAGCCGCCATCCCCGATGAGAAAGCCATCCCCACCACCTCCGGGTAGGGATCACCGTCCTTCATCTGCTGCCGCAGCTGCATCCCTTCCAGGGCCGCCACCTTCTCC is part of the Candidatus Neomarinimicrobiota bacterium genome and harbors:
- a CDS encoding PLP-dependent aspartate aminotransferase family protein; its protein translation is EKVAALEGMQLRQQMKDGDPYPEVVGMAFSSGMAAISTLLFTLLRPGETLITHGSLYGGTTELIENLLPEMDIHHVLVRIDGPEQLEEAIRKADRPRLVYLETPANPTLDMCDIARVSEVAHAHGLKVAVDNTFATPILQQPLALGADYVVHSTTKYLNGHGTTVGGMVVSREVDFIRHDLWHHMERMGGNPSPFDAWLINQGMKTLALRVERQCANAMTLAEWLDEHPEVEQVNYPGLPHFKYHQLAKRQMKGFGGMISFELKGGLDAGITVMDNVKLLTLAVSLGTVDTLIEHPASMTHAGVPKDERLAYGITDGLVRISVGIEDVADIIDDLERAMSKITRAAA